A window of the Hordeum vulgare subsp. vulgare chromosome 5H, MorexV3_pseudomolecules_assembly, whole genome shotgun sequence genome harbors these coding sequences:
- the LOC123397023 gene encoding endoglucanase 23-like: MASAPVHHLRVRVLLLVALCFASASASASFPWPWKRSGHGHDYRDALAKCILFFEGQRSGRLPADQRAAWRGDSGVSDGQAAGAGVDLEGGYYDAGDNVKFGFPMAFTTTMLAWSVLEFGDDMPREERRHAADAVRWGTDYLLKTLAHPGVIFMQVGDPWKDHECWERPEDMDTERTVYNVSAGRPGSEVAGETAAALAAASMVFRDGDREYAELLLESAKKAFDFADTHRGAYSDDMDLRAGGCPFYCDFNGYQDELLWGAAWLRRASGDDTFREYIQNNGKTLGAEDSINEFGWDNKHAGLNVLISKEFIEGEALSMQSYKESADSFICTLIPESSSPHIQYTPGGMIYKPGGSNMQHVTSISFLLLTYAKYLTKSSHTVNCGDISVGPDTLRLQAKKQIDYLLGDNPMKMSYMVGYGDRYPQRIHHRGSSLPSIKDHPERMACKDGTPYYDSSSPNPNPLVGAIVGGPGEDDAYGDERADYRKSEPTTYINAPLVGVLAYFVGNPNPGHIRH, from the exons ATGGCCTCTGCCCCCGTCCACCACTTGCGCGTGCGCGTCCTACTGCTGGTGGCACTGTGCTTCGcctcggcgtcggcgtcggcgtcgttTCCGTGGCCGTGGAAGCGGAGCGGGCACGGGCACGACTACCGTGACGCGCTGGCCAAGTGCATCCTCTTCTTCGAGGGGCAGCGGTCGGGGCGGCTGCCGGCGGACCAGCGCGCGGCGTGGCGGGGCGACTCCGGCGTGTCGGACGGCCAGGCGGCGGGCGCCGGGGTCGACCTGGAGGGCGGGTACTACGACGCCGGCGACAACGTCAAGTTCGGCTTCCCCATGGCCTTCACCACCACCATGCTCGCCTGGAGCGTCCTCGAGTTCGGCGACGACATGCCGCGCGAGGAGCGCCGCCACGCCGCCGACGCCGTGCGCTGGGGCACCGACTACCTCCTCAAGACCCTCGCCCACCCCGGCGTCATCTTCATGCAG GTGGGCGACCCGTGGAAGGACCACGAGTGCTGGGAGAGGCCCGAGGACATGGACACGGAGCGCACGGTGTACAACGTCAGCGCGGGGCGGCCGGGGTCCGAGGTGGCCGGGgagacggcggcggcgctggcCGCGGCGTCCATGGTGTTCCGCGACGGCGACAGGGAGTACGCCGAGCTGCTGCTCGAGAGCGCCAAGAAGGCGTTCGACTTCGCCGACACGCACAGGGGCGCCTACAGCGACGACATGGATCTCAGAGCCGGCGGCTGCCCCTTCTACTGCGACTTCAACGGATACCAG GATGAGCTGCTGTGGGGTGCGGCATGGCTACGGAGGGCCTCTGGCGACGACACCTTCAGGGAGTACATCCAGAATAACGGCAAGACCCTAGGGGCAGAGGACAGCATCAACGAGTTCGGGTGGGACAACAAGCATGCCGGCCTCAATGTCCTTATTTCCAAG GAGTTCATAGAAGGCGAGGCGTTGTCCATGCAGTCCTACAAGGAGTCCGCAGACAGCTTCATCTGCACGCTCATCCCGGAGTCGTCGTCGCCGCACATCCAGTACACGCCGGGTGGCATGATCTACAAGCCTGGGGGCAGCAACATGCAGCATGTCACCTCCATTTCGTTCCTGCTCCTGACCTACGCCAAGTACCTCACGAAATCTTCTCACACTGTCAACTGTGGTGACATTTCAGTTGgtccagacactcttcggctgcaAGCCAAGAAACAG ATAGATTATCTGTTGGGAGACAATCCGATGAAAATGTCGTACATGGTCGGGTACGGCGACAGATATCCTCAGCGGATCCACCACCGAGGATCATCTTTGCCTTCGATCAAGGACCATCCGGAGCGCATGGCGTGCAAAGACGGCACACCTTACTACGACTCGTCTAGCCCGAACCCTAACCCGTTGGTCGGCGCCATTGTTGGCGGGCCAGGGGAGGATGATGCTTATGGGGACGAGCGTGCTGATTACAGGAAATCTGAACCGACTACCTACATCAATGCTCCCCTGGTAGGGGTTCTTGCCTACTTCGTTGGCAACCCAAACCCTGGCCATATCAGACATTGA